From a single Daphnia pulex isolate KAP4 chromosome 2, ASM2113471v1 genomic region:
- the LOC124203180 gene encoding acidic mammalian chitinase-like isoform X1, translating into MKVVGLLACCVFAVAIHFSNGAAVEPKAGGKSMVCYYGSWAVYRPGNGKFDVEQIDPFLCTHIIYGFTGLGTDNTMIPLDPWNDLYDNWGKGAFLRFTGLKQQNPNLKALIAIGGWNEGSEKYSRMVSDPAKRATFVNSVVNFIKKYNFDGLDFDWEYPANRGGLPSDKQNYISMIRELKNAFTPYGWLLTAAVSPGKSTIDSAYDIPALAGILDQVHVMNYDYHGSWETYTGLNAPLYANPNYDLTMDNQFLNANWTIYYWLSNGVPPSKIIMGMPLYGRGFQLDNSAKNGFYASAANPIPAGPYTQQAGTWGYNEICEKFKADGTWTVVRDSCYQTPYAYKNNLWIGYDDEQSLRNKGKYIAAMNLGGALTWSIETDDFRGYCHGTPFILTKSIVEAMNGPTNLMPTNPCASGSPPPPTPPPIDTTTKSTTIQITTPNKVTTTTTATPSTTTTKISTNPTPTITSTPPSTPSCTCAIPTGTPAPPVTTTQASSGGTTSEPNSVCKKEGLNADPNDCGIFYQCIAQASNGWLVYTQHCAAGTVFNAKIDVCDFPQKVPGCENYYG; encoded by the exons ATGAAGGTAGTAGGCTTATTAGCGTGCTGCGTATTTGCAGTTGCTATTCACTTTTCGAATGGCGCTGCAGTTGAACCTAAAG CTGGAGGAAAGAGCATGGTGTGCTATTACGGAAGCTGGGCGGTCTATCGGCCGGGAAACGGCAAGTTTGACGTTGAGCAAATTGACCCGTTCCTCTGCACGCATATCATCTACGGATTCACTGGACTTGGTACCGATAACACTATGATACCTTTGGATCCTTGGAACGATCTCTACGACAACTGGGGCAAAGGAGCTTTCCTAAGATTCACCGGGttgaaacaacaaaacccGAATTTGAAAGCCCTGATAGCCATTGG aggATGGAACGAAGGATCAGAAAAATACTCAAGA ATGGTGTCTGACCCCGCAAAAAGAGCTACATTTGTTAACTCGGTGGTTAATTTCATTAAGAAATATAACTTTGATGGCTTGGATTTTGACTGGGAATACCCTGCAAATAGAGGCGGTCTTCCTTCGGACAAG caaAATTATATCAGTATGATTCGCGAATTGAAAAATGCATTCACGCCATACGGTTGGTTGCTTACAGCTGCTGTTTCTCCTGGAAAGTCGACAATTGATTCTGCGTATGATATTCCGGCCTTAGCAGG TATCCTGGATCAGGTTCATGTCATGAATTATGATTACCACGGAAGCTGGGAAACTTATACTGGATTGAATGCGCCTTTGTACGCCAACCCCAACTACGATCTTACAATGGATAACCAATTTTTGAATGCG AACTGGACAATTTATTACTGGCTTTCAAATGGAGTACCCCCCTCTAAGATTATTATGGGTATGCCACTTTACGGTCGCGGATTCCAGCTAGATAATTCAGCTAAAAATGGTTTCTATGCAAGCGCTGCTAATCCTATCCCGGCTGGACC TTACACACAACAAGCCGGCACATGGGGATACAATGAA ATTTGCGAGAAATTCAAAGCCGACGGTACTTGGACTGTGGTTAGAGACTCTTGCTATCAAACGCCATACGCCTACAAGAACAATTTATGGATTGGCTATGATGACGAGCAATCTTTAAGGAATAAG GGTAAGTATATCGCGGCCATGAATCTAGGAGGCGCTCTTACCTGGTCGATAGAAACTGACGACTTCAGAGGATACTGTCATGGAACACCTTTTATCTTGACAAAATCGATTGTTGAGGCCATGAACGGACCTACAAACCTCATGCCAACTAACCCTTGTGCATCAGGTTCCCCACCACCTCCTACACCACCTCCTATTGATACTACTACTAAGTCTACTACTATCCAAATTACTACTCCTAATAAAGTtactacaactacaacagccACTCCTAGTACAACTACTACTAAAATAAGTACTAACCCGACTCCCACAATTACCTCGACTCCACCCTCGACTCCTTCTTGCACTTGTGCAATTCCTACTGGCACTCCAGCTCCCCCAGTAACCACTACG CAGGCATCATCAGGTGGAACGACTTCGGAACCTAATTCCGTTTGTAAGAAAGAAGGTCTGAACGCCGATCCAAATGACTGTGGGATATTTTACCAATGCATAGCCCAAGCAAGTAACGGATGGCTTGTGTACACCCAGCACTGTGCAGCGGGAAcgg TTTTCAATGCCAAGATAGACGTTTGCGACTTTCCACAAAAGGTTCCAGGATGCGAGAACTATTACggataa
- the LOC124203180 gene encoding acidic mammalian chitinase-like isoform X2: MKVVGLLACCVFAVAIHFSNGAAVEPKAGGKSMVCYYGSWAVYRPGNGKFDVEQIDPFLCTHIIYGFTGLGTDNTMIPLDPWNDLYDNWGKGAFLRFTGLKQQNPNLKALIAIGGWNEGSEKYSRMVSDPAKRATFVNSVVNFIKKYNFDGLDFDWEYPANRGGLPSDKQNYISMIRELKNAFTPYGWLLTAAVSPGKSTIDSAYDIPALAGILDQVHVMNYDYHGSWETYTGLNAPLYANPNYDLTMDNQFLNANWTIYYWLSNGVPPSKIIMGMPLYGRGFQLDNSAKNGFYASAANPIPAGPYTQQAGTWGYNEICEKFKADGTWTVVRDSCYQTPYAYKNNLWIGYDDEQSLRNKGKYIAAMNLGGALTWSIETDDFRGYCHGTPFILTKSIVEAMNGPTNLMPTNPCASGSPPPPTPPPIDTTTKSTTIQITTPNKVTTTTTATPSTTTTKISTNPTPTITSTPPSTPSCTCAIPTGTPAPPVTTTASSGGTTSEPNSVCKKEGLNADPNDCGIFYQCIAQASNGWLVYTQHCAAGTVFNAKIDVCDFPQKVPGCENYYG, from the exons ATGAAGGTAGTAGGCTTATTAGCGTGCTGCGTATTTGCAGTTGCTATTCACTTTTCGAATGGCGCTGCAGTTGAACCTAAAG CTGGAGGAAAGAGCATGGTGTGCTATTACGGAAGCTGGGCGGTCTATCGGCCGGGAAACGGCAAGTTTGACGTTGAGCAAATTGACCCGTTCCTCTGCACGCATATCATCTACGGATTCACTGGACTTGGTACCGATAACACTATGATACCTTTGGATCCTTGGAACGATCTCTACGACAACTGGGGCAAAGGAGCTTTCCTAAGATTCACCGGGttgaaacaacaaaacccGAATTTGAAAGCCCTGATAGCCATTGG aggATGGAACGAAGGATCAGAAAAATACTCAAGA ATGGTGTCTGACCCCGCAAAAAGAGCTACATTTGTTAACTCGGTGGTTAATTTCATTAAGAAATATAACTTTGATGGCTTGGATTTTGACTGGGAATACCCTGCAAATAGAGGCGGTCTTCCTTCGGACAAG caaAATTATATCAGTATGATTCGCGAATTGAAAAATGCATTCACGCCATACGGTTGGTTGCTTACAGCTGCTGTTTCTCCTGGAAAGTCGACAATTGATTCTGCGTATGATATTCCGGCCTTAGCAGG TATCCTGGATCAGGTTCATGTCATGAATTATGATTACCACGGAAGCTGGGAAACTTATACTGGATTGAATGCGCCTTTGTACGCCAACCCCAACTACGATCTTACAATGGATAACCAATTTTTGAATGCG AACTGGACAATTTATTACTGGCTTTCAAATGGAGTACCCCCCTCTAAGATTATTATGGGTATGCCACTTTACGGTCGCGGATTCCAGCTAGATAATTCAGCTAAAAATGGTTTCTATGCAAGCGCTGCTAATCCTATCCCGGCTGGACC TTACACACAACAAGCCGGCACATGGGGATACAATGAA ATTTGCGAGAAATTCAAAGCCGACGGTACTTGGACTGTGGTTAGAGACTCTTGCTATCAAACGCCATACGCCTACAAGAACAATTTATGGATTGGCTATGATGACGAGCAATCTTTAAGGAATAAG GGTAAGTATATCGCGGCCATGAATCTAGGAGGCGCTCTTACCTGGTCGATAGAAACTGACGACTTCAGAGGATACTGTCATGGAACACCTTTTATCTTGACAAAATCGATTGTTGAGGCCATGAACGGACCTACAAACCTCATGCCAACTAACCCTTGTGCATCAGGTTCCCCACCACCTCCTACACCACCTCCTATTGATACTACTACTAAGTCTACTACTATCCAAATTACTACTCCTAATAAAGTtactacaactacaacagccACTCCTAGTACAACTACTACTAAAATAAGTACTAACCCGACTCCCACAATTACCTCGACTCCACCCTCGACTCCTTCTTGCACTTGTGCAATTCCTACTGGCACTCCAGCTCCCCCAGTAACCACTACG GCATCATCAGGTGGAACGACTTCGGAACCTAATTCCGTTTGTAAGAAAGAAGGTCTGAACGCCGATCCAAATGACTGTGGGATATTTTACCAATGCATAGCCCAAGCAAGTAACGGATGGCTTGTGTACACCCAGCACTGTGCAGCGGGAAcgg TTTTCAATGCCAAGATAGACGTTTGCGACTTTCCACAAAAGGTTCCAGGATGCGAGAACTATTACggataa